CTTGCTGGAGTCCGCTGTCAGTTAACCGCAGCTTTGGCGCCGTCGAGCGAAGCGACGGTGCCGCTCCCAGCCGGTTCGGCTTTCATGCCGTCGGCGACCTTTTCCGCCGCCGCCATGACGCGCAGCACATTCTCGCCAGCCAACTTGGCGATATCGGCGTCGCTCCAGCCCCGGCGCATCAGTTCGGCCAGCAGGGCGGGGTAGGTGTCGACGCCGCTCAGGCCCTGCGGCAACGACCCGACGCCGTCGAAATCGCTGCCGATGCCGACATGGTCGACGCCCGCAACCTTGGCGATATGGTCGATATGGTCAGCGACCATCGACAGGGTGACGACCGGTTCGGGATTGGCCTTCTCCCATTCCGCCAGCGCTTTCTTCGCGGCTTCGGGATCGCCGATATACAGGCCGCCAAAGGGCGGGGCATTATAGCGGGCAATCTCGCCGCTGCGGTTCGATCCCCACACCCGGCGCGCCTCGGAAATATATTGGGGGGCGAAATTGACCATGACGACGCCGCCATTGGCCGCCACCTGCTTCAGTACCGCATCCGACACGTTGCGCGATGTGTTGCACAAAGCGCGGGCGCTGGAGTGGGAGAAGATCACCGGCGCCTTGGTCACCTTCAGCGCGTCCAGCATCACGCCCTCGCTGACATGGGACAGGTCGACCAGCATGCCGAGGCGATTAAGTTCATGCACCACCGCCTCGCCAAATGGGGTCAGCCCGTCATGCTGCGGATTGTCGGTGGCGCTGTCGGCCCAGGCGATGGTCTTGCTGTGGGTCAGCGTCAGATAGCCCGCGCCCAGTTCATGATAGGCGCGCAGCACCGCCAGGCTTTCGTCGATCTGGCCGCCGCCCTCGACCCCGATCATCGACGCGATCCGCCCGGCTTTATGGGCTGCGCGGACCTGCGCGGCGGTGGTCGCGAGCGCGAAGTCCTGCGGATAGCGGCGCGCCAGGCTGTGCACCAGTTCGATCTGCTCGATCGTATCCTTGACCTGCTGCAGTTCGGGCAGGTCGGCCGATACCCAGACCGACCAGAATTGCCCGCCCAACTGACCGGCGCGCAAACGGGTGATGTCGGTGTTGAAGATCTTGGGATCCAGCCGATCGAGCGGCATCGTCCAGCGCGCATCCTTGGCCTTGTCGGCCATCGCTTCCGGCCAGTCATTATGGCCGTCGATCAGCGGCGTGGCCTTGAGGACCTTCGCGATCCGCGCCGCATAGGGATCGGTCTGGGCCTGCGCGGGGGAGAGGGCGACGGTGGCGAGAAGCAGCGGCAGCGCCGCGAAGCGGAAGGATGTCATGGCGAGGAGACTAGGCGGACGATCAACCAAGTCAATGCGGGCTGGCGGGGGCATGGGACATTGGCTAGACCCTTGAAACGATGACGATCGATCCGCTGCTGTTGCTCCAGGCCTATGCCATCGGCGTATTTCCCATGTCCGATGATCGGCAGGCGGAGGATGTCTATTGGGTCGAGCCCAAGCGTCGCGCGATCCTGCCGCTCGATGGCTTTCACCTGTCACGTTCGCTGTCAAAGACGATCCGGCAAAATCGGTTTCGCATCACCGCCAATCGCGCCTTTTCTGATATCGTTGCGCTATGTGCGGAATCCGCTTCGGATCGCCCGTCGACCTGGATCAACGGCCCGATCGAGCGCGCCTATCGCCATCTGCACGAGATCGGCTTTGCCCATTCGATCGAGTGCTGGGACGGGGAAGAACTGGTCGGAGGCCTCTATGGGGTTGCCCTGGGCAGAGCCTTTTTCGGCGAATCAATGGTATCGCGCCGCACCGATGCTTCAAAGGTGGCGCTGGCCTGGCTGGTGGCACGGATGCGCTTCGGCGGCTTCACGCTGCTCGATTGCCAGTTCATGACCGACCATTTGTCTACCCTGGGCGCCGTGGAAATCGCCCAGCGCGATTATCTTCAATTGCTGGGCGTTGCCGTCGATGGTGTGCCATTGGGGGCGGGAGAGGGTGTATTGGCTGCCGGTTCCGGCGTGGCGGCCGAGTTGGCGTTTGCGCCGCTTTCGGGAGCCGCCCGTACAGCTGCTTCGCCCTTGTCGCCCAACTTTACGGTATCGGGGCCGGTTTCCGGCCATTCCATTGTGCAACTCTTGACCCAGACGTCATAGATCGGGTGCTGCACGACATTGCGCTCAGGCCGCTCGCGGAATAGCCAGCCGGAAAAATTGCGGCGCCATTTGCCATCTGCGCTGCTGCGAACGTCCAGCTGTATGAAGGCACCGGTTTCCTGCACATTTTCCCATGGTGCCGTGGTTTCGCAGGCCTGCAGCCGTACGATGGCGTCGCCGACGCGCAACGCTTCTCCCGGCTTCATCGTCAGGTCGCGAGTCAGGCCGTTGCGCTTGTTGAGCAAGCCGATGACTGCGGTGCGCTTGGCCATAGGCGTGCCCGGCAATCCAGTTGCGCTGCCGTCACGGATCGGTTGACCCTCGATTTTTACCGGGCCGCTCTGATTGGCTTCTGGTGCGTCGTTTCGGCCGCAGCCAGCCAGCAGCACGCAACACAGAAGTGGCGCGCCAATCAGGATCGGCGGGAATCCCCCCGCCGGACGCCGAATCATGCCGCGTCGGGGCTCCATGCCTCGTAATCGCCGGTTGCCTTCTGGCGCTGGCCGCCCTTTTCGAGCGCGCCCGAAGGGCGATAGGCGTTGGCCGTGCCGGTCGCGTTGGGGGTGAATTCCTTTTCCCAGATGCGCGGCGGGGGCAGGAAGCTTTCGGGCGCACCCTCGATCGAGTGATGCAGCCAGCCATGCCATTCGGCCGGGACGCGACTCGAATCATTGGCACCCTTGTACATCACCCAGCGGCGCGTCAGGCCGTTTGGATCGACGCCGCCTTCATAATAGACATTGCCCTGATGGTCCTCGCCCACTTTCGTGCCCTTGCGGGCCGTAAAGAGCCAGGTGCCAAAGGTGGCGCCATTCCACCAGGTGAAGATGTTAGCCAGGATACCCATGGTCGATGCGCTTAGCCGCTGGTGCGGGCGTGGGCAAGGAAGATATGGCGCTATCGGGCTGGTGCGGGGCAGAAATTGAGATCGACTGCGCTCTTGCCATCGGCGGCAGCGCATGTGCCCCAGGCCAGTTGGTCGCCCGTTTCGATACCCAACTCCGCAGTGCGTCCGCCGCGCAGTTCCAGCACGGCCGCGACCGGCACGCCGGCCGACACGGGTTCGCGCGAATAGGGTACCGCATTGGCCCCGATGAAGGCGATCGTGCCGTCGGTATGGACGAATATGATGTCCAGTGGGATGATCGTGTTCTTCATCCAGAAGCTGGCGGTGCGCGGCGGCGCCATGGGGAACAGCATGCCGCCGTCGGCATCAAGCGTCTTGCGGAACATCAGGCCCTGTTCCTGCTCCGCCTCGGTGCGGGCGACTTCGACGCTGAAGTGGCGCGGTCCCTTGGCGGTGTGAATGACGAGCGGCAGCAGCGCCGTCTGGGCGACGAGGGCCGGGGTGTCGTTGCTATTGTCGTTGCCGGGGCTGGCAGAGCAGGCGGCCAATAACGGAAGCAGGGCGAAGGGAAGGCGAGCGATGGTCATGGCAATCGCCTAATGGGATTTGGGCCGCGAGGGGAGGGGGAAAGCTCAATCTTCCGCTTCGGGCCAATCGCCGGGAGCTGAATCGATCCAACGGCGGGCAAGCGCATAGTCGTGGCCGGCGCGTAGAAAAGCGGCGATCGCCTTGTCGCGCTGTTTGGGATCCAGTGGCTGTGTCGCATAAGGCCCGATTCGCTTGCGTCGGGCAAACCGGTCTGCCGCTGCCCAGCGGTCGGAATGCGCTTGTGCGTCGGCTGTAGCACGGTCGCTTTCGTCAATGCCGGCGGCCCGTAGCGTTTCGGTAATGCGCCTGGCGCCATAGCCGCGTCGACCAAGCGCTGCGCTTTTCATCAGCGCAAAGCTGCTATCGTCCACATAGCCCAGCTCGGCGAAGCGATCGACCAATGCTTCGATATCGGCAGGGGAGGGGGCATCCCAGCCCCGCTCGCGCAGCTTGCGCGACAGATAGGCCTGTAATTTGCCGCGACTGGTCGCGAAACGGCCGACATAGCGCAGTGCCAAGTCGCGCAGGGCGTCTTCATCCAAGGGCGGGACGGGGCGTTTATTGGTCATGACCGATGGTGCATCCTGGACCATCATGCGCTAATCGCCATCTTTATGCCACAGTCGGGCCGGAATTTTACCGTGCCTTATGCGCTAGAAGCACAGGCTGGATTGAAACTATCCGGTGCAAGTCTGCTTCAAAAATGATAGCGGCCGCCGGAATATGACAGATATGACATTGGGTGACACCAATATGACGGGTTCGCAAAACATGATGGCACCTACGCCGACGACCGACGATCTTCTCCGCCGTTTCTCGGATTTCGAGACGCTGGGCGAAGCACTGGATTATGCGGCGCTGGGCAAACGTGGCCTGAATTTTCACGACGCGCGCGGCAATCTGGCACGGGCCTATCCGTTCAGCGAGTTGCGTGACGATGCCATCGCCTGTGCCTATCGTCTGATCGCCCACGGTGTGAAGCCCGAAGATCGTGTTGCGCTCGTTGCAGAAACGGGTGCCGACTTCGCGATGCTTTTCTTCGGCATTGTCTATGCCGGCGCCTGGCCGGTACCGCTGCCCTTGCCGACCAGTTTTGGTGGCAAGGAAAGTTATATCGATCAGCTCAACGTTCAGCTGTCGAGCTGCGACCCGATGTTGTTCCTGTTCCCCAAGGAACTGGAGGAGATGGCAGGCGAATCGGGCCGGCAACGCGCTGTCGACAGCCTTGCCTTTGAGGATTTTATCGCTCGGGAGGCGTTGCCCGCCGACCTGCCGCAGGCCAAGGGCGAGGAAATCGCCTATCTGCAATATTCGAGCGGTTCGACCCGCTTTCCCCATGGCGTCGCGGTGACGCACCATGCACTGCTGTCTAATCTGTCGGCGCACAGCCATGGCATGGAAGTGCAGGACAGCGATCGCTGCATCAGCTGGCTGCCCTGGTATCATGACATGGGTCTGGTCGGTTGCTTCCTGTCGGTCGTCGCCAATCAGGTGTCGACCGACTATATGAAGACCGAGGATTTTGCTCGCCGTCCGCTGGCCTGGCTGGACCTTATCAGCCGCAACACCGGCACTTCGATCAGCTATTCGCCGACCTTCGGCTATGACATCTGCGCCCGGCGCATGTCGAGCCAGACCAAGGCTGCGGACCGTTTCGATCTGTCGCGCTGGCGCCTTGCCGGTAATGGCGCGGACATGATTCGACCCGATGTCATGCAAAGCTTCGTTGACGCCTTCGCCGATGCCGGTTTCTCACCCAAGGCCTTTTTGCCGAGCTATGGCCTGGCCGAAGCGACGCTGGCCGTCACGATCATGCCCCCGGGCGAAGGGATCATCGTTGAACTGGTCGAGGAAACGGCGCTGTCGGGCGGCGATGCGACCGAAGGCCGGCCGCAGCGCTTCCGTTCCATCGTCAATTGCGGCAAGCCGGCCAAGGACATGGTCGTCGAGATACGCGACGAAGATGGTGGTTTGATGGACGAGCGTCAGATCGGCAAGGTGTGGACCACCGGCCCGTCGCTGATGGTCGGCTATTTCCGCGATCCCGAAGCGACCGAGGCGTGCATGGTCGATGGCTGGCTCGATACCGGCGACATGGGATATCTTAGCGACGGCTATCTCTATATTGTCGGCCGTGCCAAGGACATGATCATCATCAACGGCAAGAATCACTGGCCGCAGGACATCGAATGGGCGGTGGAGCAGTTGCCGGGCTTCAAGCAGGGCGATATCGCGGCGTTCGCGATCACAACCCCTGGTGGTGAGGAAGCGCCGGCCGTTCTGGTCCATTGTCGGACCTCGGACAATGAGGAGCGCTCGCGCCTGCGTGACCAGATTCGGGAGCGCGTGCGGGCAATCACGGGCATGAACTGCGTCGTCGAACTGGTGCCGCCGCGTACGCTGCCGCGCACCAGTTCGGGCAAGCTCAGCCGGTCCAAGGCCCGCAACCTCTATCTGACCGGCGAAATCCGCCCCTATGACATCGCGGCCTGACGGGCACGCGCATACCGATTGATAACCATTGCCTGCTAATGCGGGCATGTGGGTATTGAGCAAGGGCATTCTGGATCCGACCAGCAGGGGCGGAGCTCGCTACGGGCAATGATGGGGCTGGCACGTCTCGTCGACGAAGCCGATATGCGGGTTCTCGCCGCGCAGCTGCAATCTGCCGACAACGTCGCCTTGCTGCGCTTGTCGATGAACGTATTCGGCCTGCTGTTCCTTTGGCGTGTTTTTGCCGGCCATGTCTCGCTGGCCATGCTGATCGGATGGAGCCTTGCGTTGATCTGTACGGTCGGGGCAAGCGCATTCCTGATTTATCGGCGCAAGAAGGGCATGCGCGCCATGCCGCAAGCGCGCGACCTGCGCCGGCAAGGGTTGACCGGCCTTCTCCACGGCTTGGTCTGGGCCAGTTGCATGCTGTTGTTTTCCCAAGGCGAAGGGGCCGAACAACTGGTTGCGCTCTGGACTCTTATCAGTTGCATCATGGTGTGCGGTGCAATCAGCTATGCCGCGACGCCGCTGGCTGCGATCGCGTTTCTGTTGCCATGCGTTGCGGGCCTCTCCGCGATGTTCGACGGGGGCAGCCAGCTACCGTTACGCGCACTGGCCACCAGTTATGCGCTGTCGTTGCTGGTTGGCTGTCTCATTTATGCCAGGACCTTTGCGCGGCAGCACAGTACGACGGTGCAACTGGCCGAAAAGAGCGAAGTGGTGAGCCTGCTGCTGCGCGAATATGAACAGGGTGCTTCCGACTGGCTGTGGCAGACCGATGCACTGCGTCGTGTCAGCGGAGTCTCTCCGCGCTTCGCCGAAACGCTGAACATGGCCCCGCAGGATCTGGAGGGCGCGCCACTGGTGCAGATCCTTGCTGGCGCGGGTTGGGAGAGTGGGCGCTTTGCCACGGGGCTCCATGCTCTTGCCGACCATCTCAAGCGGCGTGAAAGCTTCAGCAACCTGGTTCTGCCGGTCGAGATCAGGGGCAAGGCACGCTGGCTCGAGCTATCGGCTTCGCCGCGCTATGACGAGCATGGCGCATTCCAGGGGTTTCGTGGCGTGGGGTCCGACGTGACCGTCCAACGGGAATCTGCGGACAAGATCGCGCAACTGGCACGGTTTGACCCGTTGACCGGTCTGCCCAATCGCAGTCACCTGCGTGAGGCGTTGGATCAGGCGATGGCCGATGTGGGTAGCCGCCGACCTGGATGTGCTTTCCTGATGCTCGATTTGGACCGGTTCAAGGCAATCAATGACAGTCTGGGCCATCAGGTCGGTGACCAGTTGCTCAGTCAGGTGGCGCAGCGTCTGCGACAGATATGTAGCGGCATGGGCTTTTGCGGTCGTATCGGTGGAGATGAATTTGGCGTCGTGATCGCGCAACTGACCGATGAGCGCGCTGTCGCGCGGCTGTCGACCGCTATCATCGAAGCCCTGTCGATGCCCTATCAGATCGATCAGCATGTGCTGCATGTCGGCGCTTCTGTGGGATCGGCGGTTTCACCGGCCGATGGTTATCAGTCGGAAGCGCTGATCCGCAGCGCGGACCTGGCCCTCTATCGCGCGAAGGATGAGGGGGGCGGCGTCCATTGCGCCTATGAGCCACATCTTCATGCGATGGCAGAGGAGCGGCAGAAATTGGAACAGGCGCTGCGCGAGGCGCTGGAGAAAGAGCAACTGCACATTGTGTATCAACCGGTCGTGGATGCGCTTTCGGGTATCGTAACCGGTTTCGAGGCGCTGGCACGCTGGAATCATCCGGAACTGGGACAAATTTCACCGGCCAAATTCGTCCCCGTAGCGGAGGAGGCGCGGCTGATCGGTCCAATCGGCGAATGGGTGTTGCGCAATGCCTGTCAGGAAGCGATGCGCTGGCCTGCTGATGTTCGGGTCGCCGTCAACGTGTCCGCAGAACAGTTGCATCAGTCAAATTTCGTGGCCGCAGTCGTTGCGGCGCTGGCACAAAGCGGCCTTGATGCGCGCCGGTTGGAACTGGAGGTCACGGAGAGCGTGTTCCTGCAGGAGGACAATGGGGCCTTGCGCGTGCTGGATCAACTGCTGGCGCTGGGCGTGCAGCTGTCGCTCGACGATTTCGGAACAGGTTATTCCTCGTTGGGCTATCTTAGCCGCACGCGGTTCAATACGATCAAGATTGATCGCAGCTTTGTCGTGGGCGCTTCGCACAACACGCCCGAAAGTCTGGCCATCATCCGTGCCGTTGTGACGCTGGCCGAGAGCCTGGGCATGTCAACTACGGCCGAGGGCGTGGAAACGGCGAGCGAACTGGACATGATTCGGCGGCTCGGTTGCAAGAAGGTGCAGGGCTATTATTTCGGGCGGCCTATGCTGCCTCAGGACGCCCTGCGCCTGTTTCCTCAGCCACCGCTCTGCGCCAATGCCTGATGGCCGGCTTCAGCGCTGGATCTGACGCTCTACCATTGTCCACAAGGATGTGAAGGCTTGGGCCGGGGCTGAGGCGGGCGCGAAGGCACCCAGGGGCTTACGGCGGACCGTCATCTGCTCGATCGTGCTGGCCATCGGGATCGCACCCCAGCCGGGCTGCTCGTCCAGCGCCTTGCGATGCAGACTGCGGCGGCGATCGACCATCGAATAGACCGGCAGGATCGGCGCATGGTTGCCGCCGCGCTGGACAAGGTAGCGGGCGACCTCGCCCATCGCGCGCTGCGATAGGGGCGAAGGGATGACCGGGATGACGATCAGGTCGGCAGCGCGCAACACCTGCTCGCTGGTTTCGGTCAGGCCCGGCGGGCAGTCCAGGATGATGCGGTCATAATCCTTGCCCAGGCTGTCGATCAACTTGGCGAGCCGTTTCTTCTTGTCCATCTCGCGGAAGAGATGGTCGAGGCTGCGCAGCGAGGTATCGGCGGCGATCAGGTCCAGGCCAGGCACGGTCGTGGGCTGGATCAGCTTGCTGACTTCGACATCCTTGCTGAAGATCGCCTGCGCGGCATCGCGGCTTTCCAGGTCGGTGGAGAGTAGCCAACTGGATGCCGCCTGCGGATCGAGATCCCACAGCAAGGTCCGTCGCTTCGATATGCTCGCCGATGCCCAGGCGAGGTTGACCGAAAAGGTGGTTTTACCAACGCCCCCCTTGAGGCTGTAGACGGCGATGGTCGCCAATGCCGGATCCTTTGCCATGGGAGAGGAAGCTACGGCTTCCCCCCGTCAAAGCAAGGGCTCAAATCAGCGCCTTGTTACATGTGCGTGACAAGGGGCTGATAATCAGAGGATTTCCAGAACCTTGTCCTGTGGGCGGCAGAAGCGCACGCCCTTTTCGGTTTCAACGAAGGGGCGGTTCACGTAGGCCGGGTTGGCCGCCATCTCGCCCAGGATCGCATCCGCCGTCATGTCCGGCAGGCCCCGTTCCTCGGCGTCGGTGCCCATCTTGCGGATCGCATCGGCCGGGGTCATCCCGGCGTCGGCGAACAGTTGGACCAGCTTGTCGCGGGTGAAGGGGGTCTTGAGATATTCGATCACCTCGACCTCGACGCCGGGCGTTTCCTCAAGGATTGCCAGCGTCTTGCGCGAGGTGCCGCATTTGGGATTATGCCAGATCGTGGCTTTCACTGGGCGTCTTCCCGTGCCAGCCATTCTTCGAGCCACTTGATCGTATAGTCGCCGTTGAGGAATTCGGGATCCTTCAGCAGCGCCTGATGCAGCGGGATGGTGGTTTTCATCCCCTCGATCACATATTCCTCCAGCGCGCGGCGCAGACGCATGATCGCGCCCTCGCGGGTGCGGCCATAGACGATCAGCTTGCCGATCATGGAGTCATAATAAGGCGGTACCTTATAGCCCTGATACAGGCCGCTATCGACGCGGACGTGCATGCCGCCCGGAACATGATAGCTGGTGACGGTGCCCGGCGAGGGCGCGAAG
The sequence above is drawn from the Sphingobium sp. AP49 genome and encodes:
- a CDS encoding dipeptidase — its product is MTSFRFAALPLLLATVALSPAQAQTDPYAARIAKVLKATPLIDGHNDWPEAMADKAKDARWTMPLDRLDPKIFNTDITRLRAGQLGGQFWSVWVSADLPELQQVKDTIEQIELVHSLARRYPQDFALATTAAQVRAAHKAGRIASMIGVEGGGQIDESLAVLRAYHELGAGYLTLTHSKTIAWADSATDNPQHDGLTPFGEAVVHELNRLGMLVDLSHVSEGVMLDALKVTKAPVIFSHSSARALCNTSRNVSDAVLKQVAANGGVVMVNFAPQYISEARRVWGSNRSGEIARYNAPPFGGLYIGDPEAAKKALAEWEKANPEPVVTLSMVADHIDHIAKVAGVDHVGIGSDFDGVGSLPQGLSGVDTYPALLAELMRRGWSDADIAKLAGENVLRVMAAAEKVADGMKAEPAGSGTVASLDGAKAAVN
- the aat gene encoding leucyl/phenylalanyl-tRNA--protein transferase, whose amino-acid sequence is MTIDPLLLLQAYAIGVFPMSDDRQAEDVYWVEPKRRAILPLDGFHLSRSLSKTIRQNRFRITANRAFSDIVALCAESASDRPSTWINGPIERAYRHLHEIGFAHSIECWDGEELVGGLYGVALGRAFFGESMVSRRTDASKVALAWLVARMRFGGFTLLDCQFMTDHLSTLGAVEIAQRDYLQLLGVAVDGVPLGAGEGVLAAGSGVAAELAFAPLSGAARTAASPLSPNFTVSGPVSGHSIVQLLTQTS
- a CDS encoding NADH:ubiquinone oxidoreductase subunit NDUFA12 encodes the protein MGILANIFTWWNGATFGTWLFTARKGTKVGEDHQGNVYYEGGVDPNGLTRRWVMYKGANDSSRVPAEWHGWLHHSIEGAPESFLPPPRIWEKEFTPNATGTANAYRPSGALEKGGQRQKATGDYEAWSPDAA
- a CDS encoding DUF192 domain-containing protein, producing the protein MTIARLPFALLPLLAACSASPGNDNSNDTPALVAQTALLPLVIHTAKGPRHFSVEVARTEAEQEQGLMFRKTLDADGGMLFPMAPPRTASFWMKNTIIPLDIIFVHTDGTIAFIGANAVPYSREPVSAGVPVAAVLELRGGRTAELGIETGDQLAWGTCAAADGKSAVDLNFCPAPAR
- a CDS encoding regulatory protein RecX; translated protein: MTNKRPVPPLDEDALRDLALRYVGRFATSRGKLQAYLSRKLRERGWDAPSPADIEALVDRFAELGYVDDSSFALMKSAALGRRGYGARRITETLRAAGIDESDRATADAQAHSDRWAAADRFARRKRIGPYATQPLDPKQRDKAIAAFLRAGHDYALARRWIDSAPGDWPEAED
- a CDS encoding fatty acyl-AMP ligase, which translates into the protein MTLGDTNMTGSQNMMAPTPTTDDLLRRFSDFETLGEALDYAALGKRGLNFHDARGNLARAYPFSELRDDAIACAYRLIAHGVKPEDRVALVAETGADFAMLFFGIVYAGAWPVPLPLPTSFGGKESYIDQLNVQLSSCDPMLFLFPKELEEMAGESGRQRAVDSLAFEDFIAREALPADLPQAKGEEIAYLQYSSGSTRFPHGVAVTHHALLSNLSAHSHGMEVQDSDRCISWLPWYHDMGLVGCFLSVVANQVSTDYMKTEDFARRPLAWLDLISRNTGTSISYSPTFGYDICARRMSSQTKAADRFDLSRWRLAGNGADMIRPDVMQSFVDAFADAGFSPKAFLPSYGLAEATLAVTIMPPGEGIIVELVEETALSGGDATEGRPQRFRSIVNCGKPAKDMVVEIRDEDGGLMDERQIGKVWTTGPSLMVGYFRDPEATEACMVDGWLDTGDMGYLSDGYLYIVGRAKDMIIINGKNHWPQDIEWAVEQLPGFKQGDIAAFAITTPGGEEAPAVLVHCRTSDNEERSRLRDQIRERVRAITGMNCVVELVPPRTLPRTSSGKLSRSKARNLYLTGEIRPYDIAA
- a CDS encoding EAL domain-containing protein, yielding MMGLARLVDEADMRVLAAQLQSADNVALLRLSMNVFGLLFLWRVFAGHVSLAMLIGWSLALICTVGASAFLIYRRKKGMRAMPQARDLRRQGLTGLLHGLVWASCMLLFSQGEGAEQLVALWTLISCIMVCGAISYAATPLAAIAFLLPCVAGLSAMFDGGSQLPLRALATSYALSLLVGCLIYARTFARQHSTTVQLAEKSEVVSLLLREYEQGASDWLWQTDALRRVSGVSPRFAETLNMAPQDLEGAPLVQILAGAGWESGRFATGLHALADHLKRRESFSNLVLPVEIRGKARWLELSASPRYDEHGAFQGFRGVGSDVTVQRESADKIAQLARFDPLTGLPNRSHLREALDQAMADVGSRRPGCAFLMLDLDRFKAINDSLGHQVGDQLLSQVAQRLRQICSGMGFCGRIGGDEFGVVIAQLTDERAVARLSTAIIEALSMPYQIDQHVLHVGASVGSAVSPADGYQSEALIRSADLALYRAKDEGGGVHCAYEPHLHAMAEERQKLEQALREALEKEQLHIVYQPVVDALSGIVTGFEALARWNHPELGQISPAKFVPVAEEARLIGPIGEWVLRNACQEAMRWPADVRVAVNVSAEQLHQSNFVAAVVAALAQSGLDARRLELEVTESVFLQEDNGALRVLDQLLALGVQLSLDDFGTGYSSLGYLSRTRFNTIKIDRSFVVGASHNTPESLAIIRAVVTLAESLGMSTTAEGVETASELDMIRRLGCKKVQGYYFGRPMLPQDALRLFPQPPLCANA
- a CDS encoding ParA family protein, with product MAKDPALATIAVYSLKGGVGKTTFSVNLAWASASISKRRTLLWDLDPQAASSWLLSTDLESRDAAQAIFSKDVEVSKLIQPTTVPGLDLIAADTSLRSLDHLFREMDKKKRLAKLIDSLGKDYDRIILDCPPGLTETSEQVLRAADLIVIPVIPSPLSQRAMGEVARYLVQRGGNHAPILPVYSMVDRRRSLHRKALDEQPGWGAIPMASTIEQMTVRRKPLGAFAPASAPAQAFTSLWTMVERQIQR
- a CDS encoding arsenate reductase family protein, with protein sequence MKATIWHNPKCGTSRKTLAILEETPGVEVEVIEYLKTPFTRDKLVQLFADAGMTPADAIRKMGTDAEERGLPDMTADAILGEMAANPAYVNRPFVETEKGVRFCRPQDKVLEIL